In one Pseudomonas sp. MM211 genomic region, the following are encoded:
- a CDS encoding zinc-dependent alcohol dehydrogenase family protein, whose product MKALILKSFGGPESFELCEAPKPVPHAGQVLVRVHATSINPLDFQVRRGDYSDLVPLPTITGHDVSGVVEAVGTGVTSFVPGDEVWYTPQIFDGPGSYAEYHVAAESIIGKKPSALSHLEAASLTLVGGTAWEALVVRAALRVGESILVHGGAGGVGHVAIQLAKAVGARVFTTVREANFEFARSLGADVVIDYEKEDYVDAILRETGGHGVDVVFDTIGGNTLSRSPDALAQLGRLVSIVDIAQPQNVVQAWGKNASYHFVFTRQNRGKLDELSALVERGQLRPHVGAVYSLADIPLAHALLESPNNGLRGKIAIAVEPQTHLVSANV is encoded by the coding sequence ATGAAAGCGTTGATACTTAAATCATTTGGCGGCCCGGAATCGTTCGAGCTTTGCGAGGCGCCCAAGCCTGTTCCGCACGCCGGACAAGTACTGGTGCGGGTACACGCAACCTCCATCAATCCGTTGGATTTCCAGGTCCGGCGTGGTGATTATTCCGACCTGGTGCCGCTGCCGACTATTACCGGGCATGACGTATCTGGCGTTGTCGAAGCCGTCGGGACAGGTGTAACGAGCTTCGTGCCTGGCGACGAAGTCTGGTACACCCCGCAAATTTTTGACGGCCCTGGAAGTTATGCCGAGTATCACGTTGCCGCTGAAAGCATCATCGGCAAGAAACCTTCTGCGCTGAGCCATCTCGAGGCGGCCAGCCTGACCCTGGTCGGCGGAACTGCGTGGGAAGCATTGGTCGTGCGTGCGGCGCTCAGAGTGGGGGAGAGCATCCTGGTGCACGGCGGTGCGGGCGGCGTCGGTCATGTCGCGATCCAGCTGGCAAAAGCAGTGGGCGCCAGGGTGTTCACCACCGTGCGCGAAGCAAACTTTGAGTTCGCACGCAGCTTGGGTGCCGATGTGGTCATCGACTACGAAAAGGAGGATTACGTCGACGCCATCCTGCGGGAAACCGGTGGTCACGGCGTCGATGTGGTGTTCGACACCATCGGCGGCAACACCTTGTCGCGTAGCCCCGACGCGCTCGCCCAACTTGGCCGCCTGGTCTCGATCGTCGACATCGCACAGCCACAAAACGTTGTCCAGGCGTGGGGCAAAAACGCCAGTTATCACTTCGTTTTCACCCGACAGAACCGCGGCAAGCTTGATGAGTTGAGCGCACTGGTAGAGCGCGGGCAGCTGCGGCCACATGTTGGCGCGGTCTACTCGCTTGCTGACATTCCTCTCGCCCACGCCCTGCTGGAGAGCCCAAACAACGGTCTCCGGGGGAAAATCGCCATTGCAGTCGAGCCACAGACTCATCTCGTCAGTGCCAATGTGTAA
- a CDS encoding antibiotic biosynthesis monooxygenase family protein → MIYEIALLPVHKEQIEQFKRAFAEVAPLLSRAKGYGGHMLAQGIETPQLFNLIVHWQSLEDHTPGFEASEDHRVFMMGLEQYFSEEPKVYHIEGAPFTTGDHDDQNSPFGRVMPVS, encoded by the coding sequence ATGATTTATGAAATCGCTTTGCTGCCCGTTCACAAAGAACAGATTGAACAGTTCAAACGTGCATTCGCCGAAGTTGCGCCTTTGCTCAGCCGCGCAAAAGGTTACGGCGGTCACATGCTTGCGCAAGGTATCGAAACACCCCAGCTATTCAACTTGATAGTGCATTGGCAATCCCTCGAGGATCACACCCCGGGCTTCGAAGCGAGTGAAGACCATCGGGTGTTCATGATGGGTTTAGAGCAATACTTTTCGGAAGAACCGAAGGTCTACCATATTGAGGGCGCTCCATTCACTACTGGAGATCATGATGATCAAAACAGCCCTTTTGGCAGGGTAATGCCGGTGTCTTGA
- a CDS encoding GNAT family N-acetyltransferase: MILQHRPVKADDIKTICSFPLNAQELFYMFPKAQYPLTEAQLSNAIAQRFDSTVVETENGVVGFANFYRAETGGVCCIGNVVVAREARGNGVATFIVETMTALAFDRYDATEVQISCFNENTAGLLLYPKLGFLPFAVEERASLDSRRSALIHMTRSRADRP, encoded by the coding sequence ATGATATTGCAACACAGGCCTGTGAAGGCTGATGACATCAAAACGATTTGTAGCTTTCCCCTTAACGCTCAGGAACTGTTCTATATGTTCCCGAAAGCTCAATACCCTTTGACTGAAGCTCAGCTGTCTAACGCGATTGCTCAACGATTCGATTCGACGGTTGTCGAGACCGAGAATGGTGTAGTCGGCTTCGCTAACTTTTATCGGGCTGAAACGGGTGGGGTTTGCTGTATTGGCAATGTCGTCGTTGCCCGAGAGGCAAGAGGTAACGGCGTGGCTACCTTTATCGTAGAGACGATGACAGCTCTGGCGTTCGACCGTTATGACGCCACAGAGGTACAGATCTCGTGCTTCAATGAAAATACAGCAGGCTTGCTACTTTATCCGAAACTAGGTTTCTTGCCCTTTGCTGTCGAAGAGAGAGCCTCTCTGGATAGCCGTAGATCAGCACTCATCCATATGACCCGCAGCAGAGCGGATCGACCATAG
- a CDS encoding glutaredoxin family protein, translating to MKRILLILAALATWQQWDRIEPMLFGNSQQVAGQGEVILYATSWCGYCAKTREFLGERGIAYTELDIEKSSDARRAYDALGGRGVPVLKVNGTVIHGYNPQGILAAY from the coding sequence ATGAAAAGGATTTTGCTGATTCTCGCGGCACTGGCGACCTGGCAACAGTGGGATCGCATCGAGCCGATGCTGTTTGGCAACAGCCAGCAGGTCGCCGGCCAGGGTGAGGTAATCCTCTACGCCACCAGTTGGTGTGGTTACTGCGCCAAGACCCGGGAGTTTCTCGGTGAACGTGGCATCGCCTACACCGAGCTGGACATCGAGAAATCATCCGACGCGCGCCGCGCCTACGACGCACTCGGTGGCCGGGGCGTGCCGGTGCTCAAGGTCAATGGCACGGTGATCCACGGCTATAACCCGCAGGGGATTTTGGCGGCGTATTGA
- the yejK gene encoding nucleoid-associated protein YejK, producing the protein MPIRHCIVHLIDKKPDGSPAVLHARDSELGTSQAIENMLADLNESYNAKQGKAWGFFHEESGAYPFSGWLKTYLEEGQDFAAFSRQAVEHLQKLMEESNLSTGGHVLFAHYQQGMTDYLAIALLHHNDGVAVNDALDVTAAKHLDLSQLHLAARINISEWRNNANSKQYISFIKGKNGKKVSEYFRDFIGCQEGVDGPGETRTLLKAFSDFVESEDLPEEQAREKTKTLVGYASSQAKMGEPITLTELSGLIDEERPKAFYDHIRNKDYGLSPEIPADKRTLSQFQRFTGRAEGLSISFEAHLLGSKVEYDETQGTLIIRNLPTQLTDQLKRRKD; encoded by the coding sequence ATGCCGATCCGTCACTGTATCGTCCACCTGATCGACAAGAAGCCCGATGGCAGCCCTGCCGTGCTGCACGCCCGCGACAGCGAGCTGGGCACCTCCCAGGCCATCGAGAATATGCTGGCCGACCTCAACGAAAGCTATAACGCCAAACAGGGTAAAGCCTGGGGTTTCTTTCACGAGGAATCCGGCGCCTACCCGTTCAGTGGCTGGCTGAAAACCTACCTCGAAGAGGGTCAGGATTTCGCTGCGTTCAGCCGCCAGGCCGTGGAACATCTGCAGAAGCTGATGGAGGAATCCAACCTGTCCACCGGCGGCCATGTGCTGTTCGCTCACTATCAGCAAGGCATGACCGACTACCTGGCCATCGCCCTGCTGCACCACAACGACGGCGTGGCAGTGAACGACGCGCTGGACGTGACCGCCGCCAAGCACCTGGATCTGAGCCAGTTGCACCTGGCCGCCCGGATCAATATTTCCGAATGGCGCAACAACGCCAACTCCAAGCAGTACATCTCCTTTATCAAGGGCAAGAACGGCAAGAAGGTCTCGGAATACTTCCGTGACTTCATCGGCTGCCAGGAGGGCGTCGACGGCCCTGGCGAAACCCGCACGCTGCTCAAGGCCTTCAGCGATTTCGTCGAAAGCGAAGACCTGCCCGAAGAACAGGCCCGCGAAAAGACCAAGACACTGGTCGGCTATGCCTCCAGCCAGGCCAAGATGGGCGAGCCGATCACCCTGACTGAATTATCAGGGCTGATCGACGAAGAACGCCCCAAAGCGTTCTACGACCATATCCGCAACAAGGACTACGGCCTGTCGCCGGAAATCCCGGCAGACAAACGCACCCTCAGCCAATTCCAGCGCTTTACCGGGCGTGCCGAAGGCCTGTCGATCAGCTTCGAAGCCCACCTGCTCGGCTCGAAAGTCGAATACGACGAAACGCAAGGCACCCTGATCATCCGCAACCTGCCGACCCAACTGACCGACCAGTTGAAACGTCGCAAGGACTGA
- the yjeH gene encoding L-methionine/branched-chain amino acid transporter translates to MSRLNKELGLLQGIGLLSTSLLGTGVFVVPALAATAAGEVSLWAWLLLIVLILPMAFTFAQLGRHYPHAGGAPHLIGRAFGARMERLSAFLFLAVLPVGLPAALNIASGFWHALFALSDLAVLAIQLVTLGIILLLGQRPARTSGSVQIAIALAIVATIALIWWKADLPHAEQPLLPPLAGNWQLMPVALGVMFWCFVGIEAFTHLGEEFKNPQRDFPLALLLGVVLAGLVYWACSVAVLSLHAYGDARTDAASMPRMLAVLFGDQARWLSASIGYLACFASMNVYIQGFARLIWSLADEGKLPRLLAARNANGVPARALLLVVLSCALSTTVIWCLGLSLDQLIRYANGNFIVIYLLSMAAGWILLKGLWRWLAGLSALLCSGILLMLGIDALYAIGLLGVLMLLDRRRQARRNAIALS, encoded by the coding sequence ATGAGTCGATTGAACAAGGAATTGGGGCTGCTGCAAGGGATCGGCCTGCTGTCGACGTCACTGCTGGGCACCGGGGTTTTCGTGGTTCCCGCGTTGGCCGCCACGGCAGCCGGCGAAGTTTCCCTGTGGGCCTGGCTGCTGCTGATCGTGCTGATTCTGCCGATGGCGTTCACCTTCGCCCAGCTCGGCCGTCACTATCCCCATGCCGGCGGTGCGCCGCACTTGATCGGCCGTGCGTTCGGCGCGCGCATGGAGCGCTTGAGCGCGTTTCTGTTCCTGGCGGTGTTACCCGTGGGCTTACCGGCCGCGCTGAACATTGCCAGTGGGTTCTGGCACGCGCTGTTCGCGCTCAGCGACCTGGCGGTTCTGGCCATTCAACTGGTCACCCTGGGCATCATCTTGCTGCTCGGCCAACGCCCGGCGCGTACCTCGGGTAGCGTGCAAATAGCTATCGCCCTGGCCATCGTCGCCACCATCGCACTGATCTGGTGGAAAGCCGACTTGCCCCACGCAGAACAACCGTTGCTGCCGCCCCTGGCGGGCAATTGGCAACTGATGCCAGTGGCGTTGGGGGTGATGTTCTGGTGCTTCGTCGGCATCGAGGCCTTCACCCATCTGGGTGAGGAGTTCAAGAACCCGCAACGGGACTTTCCCTTGGCACTGTTGCTCGGCGTGGTGCTTGCCGGCCTGGTGTACTGGGCTTGCTCGGTGGCGGTGCTGAGTTTGCATGCCTACGGCGATGCCCGCACCGACGCCGCGTCCATGCCGCGCATGCTCGCTGTGCTGTTCGGTGACCAGGCTCGCTGGCTCAGCGCGAGCATCGGCTACCTGGCGTGCTTCGCGTCCATGAACGTGTATATCCAGGGTTTCGCGCGGCTGATCTGGAGCCTGGCCGACGAAGGTAAGCTGCCACGCCTACTGGCTGCCCGTAATGCCAATGGTGTGCCGGCCAGGGCGCTGCTGCTGGTGGTGCTCAGTTGCGCACTGAGCACCACGGTGATCTGGTGCCTGGGACTGTCGCTGGATCAACTGATCCGCTATGCCAACGGCAACTTCATCGTCATCTACCTACTCAGCATGGCCGCCGGCTGGATACTGCTCAAAGGCCTGTGGCGCTGGCTGGCCGGCCTCAGCGCCCTGCTCTGCAGCGGCATCTTGCTAATGCTCGGCATCGATGCGCTGTATGCCATTGGCCTGCTGGGTGTGCTGATGCTGCTCGACCGCAGGCGCCAGGCGCGTCGTAACGCCATTGCCCTGAGTTGA
- a CDS encoding Lrp/AsnC family transcriptional regulator, whose product MDKFDQGIIALLRADARLTVTEVARQVNLSRTAVSERIRQLEAGGVIQGYHARIAEPTHVVVQAYLELFYTGGRCEQYVERMRVFPEVRRCSGISGETDMLIYLEAASMERLAEVRGVIENLPGVFKVKTHMVVKDWVM is encoded by the coding sequence GTGGATAAGTTCGACCAAGGCATCATCGCTTTGCTACGCGCCGATGCGCGCCTGACCGTCACCGAGGTCGCCCGACAGGTCAACCTGTCACGCACCGCCGTGAGCGAGCGCATCCGCCAACTGGAAGCGGGCGGCGTGATTCAGGGTTACCACGCCCGCATTGCCGAGCCCACCCACGTCGTGGTGCAGGCCTATCTGGAGCTGTTCTATACGGGCGGGCGCTGCGAACAATACGTCGAGCGCATGCGCGTATTCCCGGAAGTGCGCCGCTGCTCTGGCATCAGCGGCGAAACCGACATGCTGATCTACCTTGAGGCCGCCTCCATGGAGCGGCTGGCCGAAGTGCGCGGGGTAATCGAAAACCTGCCGGGCGTCTTCAAGGTGAAGACGCATATGGTGGTGAAGGATTGGGTGATGTGA
- a CDS encoding integron integrase: MDRSPSKPRLREQVSAVMRVHHYSIRTEQSYWYWIRYFIRFHRLRHPMEMGAVEVSAFLTWLAVDRKVAAATQNLALNALVFLYSKVLEVPLGQLGEVVRAKRSTRIPCVLTHAEATALIAQLGQPYQLLASLMYGAGLRVVEAARLRIKDVDFDRQVITVHDGKGAKDRTTLLPTSLITVLQERRARMLAAWERQDIFYQVPVSLPFALHRKYPNAGRSLEWQWLFPSRGVCVDEHGNVVRHHIHVSSIQKAVRQVVRRSGLHKPAGCHTFRHTFATELLRRGSDIRTVQTLLGHADVRTTQIYTHVLGQGFVGVVSPLG; the protein is encoded by the coding sequence ATGGATCGTTCACCCTCCAAGCCTCGCCTACGTGAGCAGGTCAGCGCAGTGATGCGGGTGCATCACTACAGCATTCGCACCGAGCAATCTTACTGGTACTGGATTCGCTATTTCATCCGTTTCCATCGGTTGCGCCATCCGATGGAGATGGGGGCTGTGGAGGTCAGTGCTTTTCTTACGTGGCTGGCGGTAGATCGCAAGGTGGCTGCCGCGACCCAGAACCTGGCGCTGAACGCGCTGGTGTTTCTTTACAGCAAAGTGCTTGAAGTTCCACTGGGCCAACTAGGCGAGGTGGTGCGTGCCAAACGCTCGACACGTATTCCCTGTGTATTGACGCATGCTGAGGCAACGGCACTGATTGCCCAGCTTGGCCAGCCGTATCAGTTACTGGCCTCACTTATGTACGGTGCCGGTTTGCGCGTGGTGGAGGCCGCTCGCCTGCGTATCAAGGATGTGGATTTTGATCGGCAGGTGATCACCGTACATGACGGCAAGGGCGCCAAGGATCGGACGACCTTGTTACCTACCTCGCTTATCACGGTGCTGCAGGAGCGCCGGGCACGCATGCTCGCCGCCTGGGAGCGGCAAGACATTTTTTACCAGGTTCCGGTCAGCCTGCCTTTCGCCTTGCACCGCAAATATCCCAACGCAGGGCGCTCACTGGAATGGCAATGGCTGTTTCCGTCCCGAGGTGTGTGCGTGGATGAACATGGCAACGTGGTGCGCCATCACATCCACGTCAGCTCGATTCAGAAAGCGGTCAGGCAGGTTGTGCGCCGCTCCGGGCTGCACAAGCCCGCGGGCTGCCACACATTTCGGCATACCTTTGCCACCGAGCTTTTACGCCGGGGCAGCGACATTCGTACCGTGCAGACTTTGCTCGGGCATGCCGATGTGCGAACCACGCAGATTTATACCCATGTATTGGGCCAGGGCTTTGTCGGGGTGGTCAGCCCGCTCGGTTGA
- a CDS encoding DUF3885 domain-containing protein, whose protein sequence is MSQNEIKLERPLFYNNPFGLRFEIGPAEIGVWVSRERRQLNEKYFNAALERAQNIFDTAFTLTDEISIVYQMFSDGRRRIKKKCYILRQINTGSTKEIAFSDHRELYSESLGYKCEFWHRATVSGLTVADINIKKILLALINTDFGSRQPVIAGECYFINHTKGLVLSLYDDRGMDVVALKKETLQALYKIHNKLLLNYDRAHIDQVFSHI, encoded by the coding sequence GTGAGCCAAAACGAAATCAAACTAGAAAGGCCTTTGTTCTATAATAACCCCTTCGGGTTAAGGTTTGAGATTGGCCCAGCTGAAATTGGGGTTTGGGTCAGCCGAGAAAGGCGCCAACTTAATGAGAAATATTTTAATGCTGCCCTAGAAAGAGCGCAGAACATATTTGATACAGCTTTCACGCTCACAGATGAAATATCAATTGTCTATCAGATGTTTTCTGATGGCAGGCGTAGAATCAAGAAAAAGTGCTATATCCTCCGCCAAATAAATACCGGCTCCACAAAAGAGATTGCATTCTCTGATCACAGAGAGCTATATTCAGAAAGCTTAGGTTATAAGTGCGAGTTCTGGCATCGGGCTACAGTATCCGGTTTAACCGTCGCAGATATAAACATCAAAAAAATATTGTTAGCCTTGATAAATACGGACTTTGGATCAAGGCAACCAGTAATTGCCGGTGAATGTTATTTTATAAATCACACCAAAGGTCTTGTATTGAGTCTTTATGATGATCGAGGCATGGATGTGGTAGCTTTAAAAAAAGAAACACTACAAGCTTTATACAAAATTCATAACAAGTTGCTTCTGAACTATGATAGAGCTCACATTGATCAGGTGTTCTCGCACATATAA
- a CDS encoding DUF3916 domain-containing protein, translating to MTARRFSFSNKKLRGIPRRLRALARWKKSFSGYFPSQLTPEEKYWNYKIPVYRNLVEGKQTTKSIQAFCAQQLIDAAHHIYKAKPQDAEYSRVTCVISFPCMFSSELCIYTSEEYFKEHTAEQTGRFGKIERIQGKSLAQEFGLELPEDFNELGVLRIDEDDDGNPYICEHWYFGEVHQYG from the coding sequence ATGACAGCTCGCAGATTTTCGTTTAGCAATAAAAAACTTCGTGGCATACCACGTCGTTTACGTGCACTGGCGCGCTGGAAAAAATCGTTTTCAGGATATTTTCCAAGCCAGCTAACACCAGAGGAAAAGTACTGGAACTATAAGATCCCTGTGTATCGAAATCTTGTTGAGGGCAAGCAAACCACCAAGAGCATACAAGCATTTTGTGCACAGCAACTTATAGATGCCGCACACCATATATACAAAGCCAAACCCCAAGACGCTGAGTACTCTAGAGTCACATGCGTTATTTCATTTCCCTGCATGTTCTCAAGTGAGTTGTGCATTTATACAAGTGAAGAATATTTCAAAGAGCACACAGCCGAACAAACTGGACGCTTCGGGAAAATTGAAAGAATTCAAGGAAAAAGTCTTGCTCAAGAATTTGGGCTAGAACTACCGGAGGATTTTAATGAGCTTGGAGTTTTGCGTATCGACGAAGATGATGATGGAAATCCATATATCTGTGAGCATTGGTATTTTGGCGAAGTCCATCAGTACGGCTAA
- a CDS encoding lipopolysaccharide kinase InaA family protein, giving the protein MATLLGYQSAVQASSTFERWWQCSGAWVEPLNQRRDGESGVQLLQPRNPSSPALYSKRQTGHLYRSLLHPWGRPTIVRELLAYQAFARLGITVPTLVYGSARKQAGHWQALLITQALPGFISLDQWYAEERSAEESICVLTALANTLKRMHQGRWQHGCCYAKHIFVKVSDLEDNSPSAEIALLDLEKSRRRWRKADASRHDMRQLQRHRGAMPDEDWDFLMEAYASLMQR; this is encoded by the coding sequence ATGGCCACGCTACTCGGCTATCAGTCAGCCGTTCAGGCCAGCTCCACCTTCGAGCGCTGGTGGCAATGCAGCGGCGCCTGGGTGGAACCCCTAAACCAGCGCCGCGATGGCGAAAGCGGCGTGCAACTGCTGCAACCACGCAACCCATCATCCCCAGCGCTGTACAGCAAACGCCAGACCGGCCATCTGTATCGCAGCCTGCTGCATCCCTGGGGTCGCCCGACCATCGTCCGTGAGCTACTGGCCTACCAGGCATTTGCTCGACTCGGAATCACCGTGCCCACGCTGGTGTATGGCTCAGCAAGAAAACAAGCCGGGCACTGGCAGGCGCTGTTGATCACCCAGGCGCTGCCGGGCTTTATCAGCCTCGATCAGTGGTACGCAGAGGAGCGAAGCGCCGAGGAGTCGATATGCGTACTGACGGCATTGGCCAACACCCTGAAGCGCATGCATCAGGGCCGTTGGCAACATGGCTGCTGTTATGCCAAGCATATTTTCGTCAAGGTCAGCGATCTTGAGGACAACTCACCCAGCGCAGAGATCGCCCTACTCGACCTGGAAAAAAGCCGTCGCCGCTGGCGCAAAGCCGATGCCTCACGCCACGACATGCGCCAGCTACAACGCCACCGTGGGGCGATGCCCGACGAAGATTGGGATTTCCTGATGGAAGCCTATGCATCGCTGATGCAGCGCTAA
- a CDS encoding class I SAM-dependent methyltransferase, translating into MSKPSPIDLAFSGKYDQKHAQGYLHKHQDGLARRLSNWRDVQVGRSALRLAGDPNLMLDLPCGAGRFWPMLAEHPNRVILAADNSADMLATALAAQPPEVLARVKTFKTSAFDIGLGDNSVDCVFCIRLLHHVQSAEHRIAALREFHRVTRDTVILSLWVDGNYKAWRRRRLEQRRGVGENRFVVRRDEIEFEFLKAGFQVLGHRDFLPGYAMWRTYVLRKHEVL; encoded by the coding sequence ATGTCCAAACCCAGCCCCATCGATCTCGCCTTTTCCGGCAAATACGATCAGAAACATGCTCAGGGTTATCTGCACAAACATCAGGATGGGCTGGCCCGGCGCCTCTCTAACTGGCGCGATGTTCAGGTAGGCCGCAGTGCCCTGCGCCTGGCCGGCGACCCCAACCTGATGCTGGATCTGCCCTGTGGCGCGGGCCGCTTCTGGCCAATGCTCGCCGAGCACCCGAACCGGGTGATCCTGGCAGCCGACAACTCTGCCGACATGCTCGCCACCGCCCTCGCCGCCCAGCCGCCTGAAGTGCTCGCACGGGTGAAAACCTTCAAAACCTCAGCCTTCGATATTGGCCTGGGCGACAACTCGGTCGACTGCGTGTTCTGCATTCGTCTGCTGCATCACGTCCAATCGGCCGAGCATCGCATTGCCGCCCTGCGCGAATTTCACCGGGTCACCCGGGATACCGTAATCCTCTCCTTGTGGGTCGACGGTAACTACAAGGCCTGGCGTCGCCGCCGCCTGGAACAGCGCCGTGGCGTTGGCGAGAATCGCTTCGTGGTGCGCCGCGACGAAATCGAATTCGAGTTTCTCAAAGCCGGCTTCCAAGTGCTCGGTCACCGAGACTTTCTGCCTGGCTATGCCATGTGGCGCACCTACGTACTGCGCAAGCATGAGGTGCTGTGA
- a CDS encoding sensor histidine kinase, translating to MDTKQPFRRRILIAFVTMTILVSGIFSLSIVAIVHLIEEHLVSEELALELGAVLEQDLKNGQAPRLDAKTRFYASGYPQYAIPSRYADLPEGFSEQFEGERAFYIFTQFIGGGRYLLVQEQSEFEKREQVLFNVVLAGFLLSVLGALALGWFMSERVMRPVSKLANQVRHRDQLLPLAPALAPEYPDDEVGQLAAAFDSTLGRLRQSLERERLFTSDVSHELRTPLMVIASSCELLSQVALQPAQRKQLERIERASAEMQDLVQTFLQLARVKGNESLFAGSASLRQIADEQVDTWSPLMREKGLDFRLDVEAQNDAVYNPTLLRTVMANLLRNALHYTETGFVTLTLHANGFRVEDSGVGIPEQHHEQIFDPFVRGEQARGEGLGLGLSLVKRICAHQGWQISLHSLPIAGSCFQVTFKAPL from the coding sequence ATGGACACTAAACAGCCGTTCCGCCGGCGCATTCTGATCGCCTTCGTGACCATGACCATACTGGTCAGCGGCATCTTTTCCCTGAGCATCGTGGCCATCGTCCACCTGATCGAAGAACATCTGGTTTCCGAGGAGCTCGCCCTCGAACTGGGCGCCGTTCTCGAACAGGACTTGAAGAATGGCCAAGCCCCGCGCCTTGACGCGAAAACTCGCTTCTATGCCTCCGGCTATCCGCAATACGCGATCCCGAGCCGCTATGCAGACCTGCCGGAAGGCTTCAGCGAGCAGTTCGAGGGCGAGCGAGCGTTCTACATCTTCACCCAGTTCATCGGCGGTGGGCGTTATCTGCTGGTACAGGAACAGAGCGAGTTCGAAAAGCGCGAGCAGGTGCTGTTCAACGTCGTGCTGGCCGGTTTTCTGCTCTCCGTGCTCGGCGCGCTGGCGCTGGGCTGGTTCATGTCCGAACGGGTGATGAGGCCGGTGAGCAAGCTGGCCAATCAGGTACGTCACCGCGACCAGTTATTGCCGCTGGCGCCAGCCCTGGCACCAGAATACCCCGACGATGAAGTCGGCCAACTGGCGGCGGCCTTCGACAGCACCCTGGGCCGCCTGCGCCAGTCCCTGGAGCGCGAGCGTTTGTTCACCAGCGACGTCAGCCATGAGCTGCGCACGCCGCTGATGGTCATCGCCAGCTCGTGCGAGCTGCTCTCCCAAGTCGCTCTGCAGCCAGCGCAACGCAAGCAGCTGGAACGTATCGAAAGAGCCAGCGCCGAGATGCAGGATCTGGTGCAGACCTTTCTGCAACTGGCTCGGGTCAAGGGCAACGAAAGCCTCTTCGCGGGCAGCGCCAGCCTGCGCCAGATCGCCGATGAGCAGGTCGATACCTGGTCACCGCTGATGCGCGAAAAAGGCCTCGATTTTCGCCTGGACGTGGAGGCTCAGAACGATGCCGTCTACAACCCGACCTTGCTGCGTACGGTGATGGCCAATCTGCTGCGCAATGCCCTGCACTACACCGAAACAGGCTTTGTGACGTTGACCCTGCACGCCAACGGCTTTCGCGTCGAGGACAGCGGCGTGGGCATTCCAGAGCAGCACCATGAACAGATTTTCGATCCCTTCGTGCGCGGCGAACAGGCCCGTGGCGAAGGGTTGGGCCTGGGTCTCTCGCTGGTCAAACGCATCTGCGCTCACCAGGGTTGGCAGATATCGCTACATAGCCTGCCCATTGCGGGCAGCTGTTTCCAGGTGACGTTCAAGGCGCCGCTCTAA
- a CDS encoding response regulator transcription factor: protein MRILVIEDNRDILANILDYLQLKGYAADCAQDGLSGLHLATQGHYDLIVLDIMLPGLDGYQLCRRLREEARSSIPILMLTARDALEDRLQGLSAGADDYLVKPFALSELVARIEAILRRSQGNRQRMLVVADLSYDLDTLNVTRAGTSIKLNPLGMKLLAVLMQRSPAVVRREALEEALWGDDCPDSDSLRSHIHQLRQAIDKPFATPLLHTLHGVGYRLAANRDGH, encoded by the coding sequence ATGCGCATTCTGGTGATCGAAGACAACCGTGACATCCTCGCCAATATCCTGGATTACCTGCAGCTCAAAGGCTACGCGGCTGATTGTGCCCAGGACGGATTATCTGGTTTGCACTTGGCCACTCAGGGCCATTACGACCTGATCGTATTGGACATCATGCTGCCCGGTCTGGATGGCTATCAGCTGTGCCGGCGCTTGCGCGAAGAAGCGCGCAGCAGCATCCCGATCCTGATGCTCACCGCGCGCGATGCCCTGGAAGATCGCCTGCAGGGGCTGAGCGCCGGGGCCGATGATTACCTGGTCAAGCCCTTCGCACTCTCCGAATTGGTCGCCCGCATCGAAGCCATCCTGCGGCGCTCACAGGGCAATCGCCAGCGGATGCTGGTGGTCGCCGACCTGAGCTATGACCTCGACACGCTGAACGTGACCCGTGCCGGTACATCGATAAAACTCAACCCGCTGGGCATGAAACTGCTGGCAGTGCTGATGCAGCGCTCGCCCGCCGTGGTGCGCCGCGAGGCCCTTGAAGAAGCCTTGTGGGGCGACGATTGCCCGGACAGCGACAGCTTGCGCAGCCACATCCACCAACTCCGTCAGGCGATCGACAAACCCTTTGCCACGCCGCTGCTACACACGCTGCATGGCGTGGGTTACCGCCTGGCGGCGAATCGCGATGGACACTAA